A part of Microbacterium terregens genomic DNA contains:
- a CDS encoding M13 family metallopeptidase yields MTETRSGLALDELSAEIRPQDDLFRHVNGAWLERTEIPEDKARWGSFHLIAEQAEKDVHAIVEETRVAEPGTESRKIGDLYTSFMDTERIAELGGAPLLDQLARADAISSIPALLRTLGELERDGIGGLIGLYVEPDPGNPQRYVPFLVQGGLSLPDESYYRLDNFAELRTTYRGHIQRMLELADVAGAAASADRIFALETEIATHHWDNVKSRDAVATYNLLPWAEVIELAGVDLRPWLEGTAPGREDAFAEVNVYQPSFFEGLGSLLGEERLEDWKAWVRWRIVHGAAAFLSDPFVDENFAFYGTQLTGVPVNRERWKRGVGLSEAAMGEAIGRVYVERHFPPAAKVAMDELVANLIEAYRQSISDLEWMSPETRERALAKLDAFTPKIGYPVKWRDYSALEVDALDLIGNVRRAHIHEHDRQLGRIGQPVDRDEWYMTPQTVNAYYNPLMNEIVFPAAILQYPFFEADRDAAANYGGIGAVIGHEIGHGFDDQGSRFDGDGSLRDWWTDADRVAFEERTSVLIEQFNALVPRGLAEDNTVNGALTIGENIGDLGGLGIAIKAYELSLDGAPAPEIDGFSGVQRLLLSWAQIWQQKGRDAETIRLLTIDPHSPNEFRCNQIVRNIDAFYDAFAVTESDELWLDADERVTIW; encoded by the coding sequence ATGACCGAAACCCGCTCCGGTCTCGCGCTCGACGAACTCAGTGCCGAGATCCGCCCCCAGGACGACCTGTTCCGCCACGTGAACGGCGCCTGGTTGGAACGCACCGAGATCCCCGAGGACAAGGCCCGCTGGGGCTCGTTCCACCTGATCGCCGAACAGGCCGAGAAGGACGTGCACGCGATCGTCGAAGAGACGCGGGTTGCCGAGCCGGGCACCGAGTCGCGCAAGATCGGCGACCTGTACACCAGCTTCATGGACACCGAGCGCATCGCGGAGCTCGGTGGTGCACCGCTCCTGGACCAGCTCGCTCGGGCGGATGCCATCTCATCGATTCCCGCACTCCTGCGCACACTCGGCGAGCTCGAGCGTGACGGCATCGGAGGCCTGATCGGGCTGTACGTCGAACCCGATCCCGGCAACCCGCAGCGTTACGTGCCGTTCCTCGTTCAGGGCGGCCTGTCGCTGCCGGATGAGAGCTACTACCGCCTCGACAACTTCGCCGAACTGCGCACCACCTATCGCGGACACATCCAGCGGATGCTCGAGCTGGCGGATGTGGCGGGTGCCGCGGCATCCGCTGATCGCATCTTCGCGCTCGAGACCGAGATCGCCACCCACCACTGGGACAACGTGAAGAGCCGCGACGCCGTGGCGACCTACAACCTGCTGCCGTGGGCCGAGGTCATCGAACTGGCGGGGGTCGATCTTCGCCCCTGGCTCGAGGGCACCGCGCCGGGCCGCGAGGACGCGTTCGCGGAGGTGAACGTCTATCAGCCCAGCTTCTTCGAGGGGCTCGGGTCGCTGCTGGGCGAAGAGCGCCTCGAGGACTGGAAGGCGTGGGTGCGCTGGCGGATCGTCCACGGTGCCGCGGCGTTCCTGTCCGACCCGTTCGTCGACGAGAACTTCGCGTTCTACGGAACGCAGCTGACCGGCGTGCCGGTCAACCGTGAGCGTTGGAAGCGCGGGGTGGGACTGTCCGAGGCCGCGATGGGTGAGGCGATCGGGCGGGTGTACGTCGAGCGGCACTTCCCGCCGGCGGCCAAGGTCGCGATGGACGAGCTGGTCGCCAACCTCATCGAGGCCTACCGGCAGAGCATCTCGGACCTGGAATGGATGAGCCCCGAGACCCGTGAGCGGGCGCTGGCCAAGCTCGACGCGTTCACCCCGAAGATCGGCTACCCGGTGAAGTGGCGGGACTACTCCGCGCTGGAGGTCGACGCACTCGACCTGATCGGCAACGTCCGACGCGCGCACATCCATGAACACGACCGCCAGCTGGGACGCATCGGCCAGCCGGTCGATCGCGACGAGTGGTACATGACGCCGCAGACGGTCAACGCCTACTACAACCCGTTGATGAACGAGATCGTCTTCCCGGCCGCGATCCTGCAGTATCCCTTCTTCGAGGCAGACCGCGATGCCGCGGCGAACTACGGCGGCATCGGCGCCGTCATCGGCCACGAGATCGGCCACGGGTTCGATGACCAGGGCAGTCGCTTCGACGGTGACGGCTCGCTGCGGGACTGGTGGACGGATGCCGACCGCGTGGCCTTCGAGGAACGCACCAGCGTGCTGATCGAGCAGTTCAACGCGCTGGTGCCGCGCGGGCTGGCCGAGGACAACACGGTCAACGGCGCTCTCACGATCGGTGAGAACATCGGCGATCTCGGCGGCCTCGGAATCGCGATCAAGGCCTACGAGCTGTCGCTCGACGGCGCACCGGCGCCGGAGATCGACGGGTTCAGCGGCGTCCAGCGCCTGCTGCTGTCGTGGGCGCAGATCTGGCAGCAGAAGGGCCGGGATGCCGAGACCATCCGGCTGCTGACCATCGACCCGCACTCGCCGAACGAGTTCCGGTGCAATCAGATCGTCCGCAACATCGACGCGTTCTACGACGCGTTCGCGGTGACGGAGTCCGACGAGCTCTGGCTGGACGCCGACGAACGCGTAACCATCTGGTGA
- a CDS encoding TrmH family RNA methyltransferase: MTDPTLPETPASAPEHVEPVLSHGVGPWPGGPENWPADPHLDPELLAHGDSRNVIDEYRYWRMDAIVADLDGRRHPFHVAIENWQHDMNIGSIVRSANAFLAAEVHIVGKRRWNRRGAMVTDRYQHVRHHEDVAAFAAWADAASIPVIAVDNLPGAVPVDRAELPERCVLFFGQEGPGLSPEALAAASGTVEITQYGSTRSLNAAAAAAVVMYEWCRRWVAPAA; encoded by the coding sequence GTGACGGACCCGACCCTCCCCGAGACGCCCGCGAGTGCCCCAGAGCACGTCGAGCCGGTGCTCTCGCACGGGGTCGGACCCTGGCCCGGCGGTCCGGAGAACTGGCCCGCGGACCCGCATCTGGACCCGGAGCTGCTCGCCCACGGCGATTCGCGCAACGTGATCGACGAGTACCGCTATTGGCGAATGGACGCGATCGTTGCCGACCTCGACGGGCGACGGCATCCGTTCCATGTCGCGATCGAGAACTGGCAGCACGACATGAACATCGGCTCGATCGTGCGCAGCGCCAACGCCTTCCTCGCCGCCGAGGTGCACATCGTCGGCAAGCGCCGGTGGAACCGCCGCGGCGCGATGGTCACCGACCGCTACCAGCACGTCCGGCACCACGAGGACGTCGCGGCCTTCGCAGCGTGGGCGGATGCCGCGTCCATTCCCGTCATCGCGGTCGACAACCTGCCGGGTGCGGTGCCGGTCGATCGCGCGGAGCTTCCGGAGCGGTGCGTGCTCTTCTTCGGCCAGGAGGGCCCGGGGCTGTCGCCGGAGGCGCTGGCCGCGGCATCCGGAACCGTCGAGATCACGCAATACGGCTCGACCCGCTCCCTCAACGCCGCGGCCGCCGCGGCCGTCGTCATGTACGAGTGGTGTCGGCGCTGGGTCGCACCGGCGGCCTGA